The segment GGCTACGCCGAATGATGAGGTATGAGTTATGAATGATGAATTATAAAATAAAGATATAAGCATGGAAGCACCCAAAGGACAATTTCTGGTTTATCAGGCTGAAGACGGCAAACTGAAGCTGGATGTGCGTTTTGAGGATGAGTCGGTATGGCTTTCTCAACGCCTAATGGCAGAACTTTTCCAGAAGGATGTTCGAACCATAAGTGAGCATATTCAAAATGTTTACGAAGAAGGTGAATTGGCTCCAGAGGCAACTATCCGGAAATTCCGGAACGTTCGAATGGAGGGGAAACGACAGGTTGCCCGAATGGTCGACTTCTACAATCTGGATATGATTATTTCGGTTGGCTACCGCGTCAAAAGCCATGTGGCGACCCGTTTCCGAATCTGGGCTACCCAGCAACTGACAGAGTTTATCAAGAAGGGATTTCTGCTCGATGATGAACGCTTGAGAAACCCAGATCAGCCGTTTGATTACTTTGAAGAACTGGAACGCCGGATTCAGGATATTCGAACCTCCGAACGCCGATTCTATCAAAAAATCACCGATATCTATGCCACCAGCATCGACTACGATCCGACACAGGATATCAGCATTGAATTCTTCAAGACCGTTCAAAACAAAATGCACTGGGCGATCACCGGGCAGGCGGCGGCGGAAATCATTCATGCCCGAGCGGATGCCGGCAAGCCGAACATGGGGCTCACTAATTATCGTGCTGCAAAAGTCCGCAAACAGGATGTGACGATTGCCAAGAATTACCTGGACGAAGATGAACTTGCCGCTCTCAATAATCTGGTTGAACAATATCTGATTTTTGCGCAGGGACAGGCCATGCGTCGTATTCCG is part of the Spartobacteria bacterium genome and harbors:
- a CDS encoding hydroxyacid dehydrogenase, producing MEAPKGQFLVYQAEDGKLKLDVRFEDESVWLSQRLMAELFQKDVRTISEHIQNVYEEGELAPEATIRKFRNVRMEGKRQVARMVDFYNLDMIISVGYRVKSHVATRFRIWATQQLTEFIKKGFLLDDERLRNPDQPFDYFEELERRIQDIRTSERRFYQKITDIYATSIDYDPTQDISIEFFKTVQNKMHWAITGQAAAEIIHARADAGKPNMGLTNYRAAKVRKQDVTIAKNYLDEDELAALNNLVEQYLIFAQGQAMRRIPMYMGDWVKKLDSFMTLNDRDILTHAGKISHEMAKELAESEYEKFHTQRLSDSAKSISDFDRAVKQIETTKKKEKE